The sequence below is a genomic window from Pirellulales bacterium.
CCCAAGCTGCTGGAGTTTCTCGACGACGAGATCATCGACGCGATGGCTTATCACATGCGCGATCTGGGCGTATTGATTCGCCATGACGAGCATTATGAAAAAGTCGAAACACGCGATGACGGTGTTGTCCTGCACCTGCAAAGCGGTAAGCAGCTAAAAACCGATATCCTGTTGTGGGCCAACGGACGCACGGGCCAGGCGACCGATCTGGGCCTGGAAGATGTCGGCGTGCAGCCCAATCAGCGCGGCCAATTGGAAGTGAACGGCAACTTTCAAACCGCGGTGCCGCATATCTACGCCGTGGGGGACGTCATTGGTTTCCCGTCGCTGGCGAGCGCCGCCTACGTGCAAGGGCGATTCGCCTCGACCCACATCATTACGGGGCGCAGCGAATGCGCTCTGATCCGTGATATTCCGACCGGCATTTACACCAGCCCCGAAATCAGCTCGATCGGTCGTACCGAGCGCGAACTAACCGCCGACAAGGTCCCCTACGAAATCGGCCACTCGCTCTTCAAGCACCTGGCCCGCGCTCAGATCACGGGCCGACAGGTGGGCATGCTGAAGATCCTCTTTCATCGCGAGACGCTGCAGATCCTGGGCGTGCATTGCTTCGGATCGAGCGCGTCCGAAATCATTCACATCGGCCAGGCAATCATGTCGCAGCCAGGCGAGGCGAACTCGCTGTTGTATTTCATCAACACCACGTTCAACTATCCGACCATGGCCGAGGCCTACCGCGTGGCGGCGCTGAACGGATACAACCGGTTGTTCTAGAAATCGCCACTTCACCTACCAAGAGGGTCAAGTGAGGGTAGATTTATGGCGAAGGCCGGTTCATTTCGCCGGCTCGGCCAGCGGCAATTCGTAGCAGGCCATTTCCAGGTGATTGCGCACCAGGGCGCGACCACGCACCAGGACCGGATTGTTCCAGGTTTTACCTTCGAGCGCCTGAATCCGTCCCAGCTCGTGGAACGCCTCGTGCGTGGCTTCGACTAGAGCCAGTTCCCCCTTCTCGCTCAAG
It includes:
- the sthA gene encoding Si-specific NAD(P)(+) transhydrogenase; amino-acid sequence: MSKLHFDVVVIGSGPGGEGAAMQAVKHGKHVAVVEQFNRVGGGCTHWGTIPSKALRYAIFQMTEANRNPLFRDCGVSSLHFSVAELHRSARRVIEQQVEMRASFYERNHVPVLVGRGRFIDSHTVEVSDGAGGKQRLTANAFVIATGSRPYRPSDIDFGNPRVFDSDTILDLDFTPQSMTIYGAGVIGCEYTSMFRNLGIKINLINTRPKLLEFLDDEIIDAMAYHMRDLGVLIRHDEHYEKVETRDDGVVLHLQSGKQLKTDILLWANGRTGQATDLGLEDVGVQPNQRGQLEVNGNFQTAVPHIYAVGDVIGFPSLASAAYVQGRFASTHIITGRSECALIRDIPTGIYTSPEISSIGRTERELTADKVPYEIGHSLFKHLARAQITGRQVGMLKILFHRETLQILGVHCFGSSASEIIHIGQAIMSQPGEANSLLYFINTTFNYPTMAEAYRVAALNGYNRLF